In Candidatus Woesearchaeota archaeon, the genomic stretch CGTGATAGACACTGCCCTGTATCTCTTCTATTGTCTGTTCCTGCATATCAATCTCTTTCTGTTCCTCTGCAGATTTTTGCCCTATAGGCATACCTTTTTCCTTGACACTGATCACCTGCATCTCCCGGAGAATTTCAGGATACATTATTAGGCCTGTGTGAGTTGGGTTTGTACAGATCACTCTATGCACAGCTTGCACTATCTCCTCTAATTCTGATGCCTGTGACTCAAAACCCATGATTGCAGAAGAAATGAGATTATCGGTTATAGGGATTGTTATCTTTCAGGCCACTGGAATGAGACAGTTTGGCCACTCTCGATGCCGTTGTTCTCGCAGTATCCTGCATTTACTTCCACGACATAAAGGACATCTTCCATTGGCCCGTACTTTTCGCATTCTGCTTCATAGCACGGAGGCACTTTCTCCTCGATGTGTATTATCCTTTTATGCGGATCAAGGAATATCATGTCAAGAGGTATTAGCGTGTTCCTCATCCAGAAATGATATACTGCCGGCCTGTCGAATACAAAGAGCATCCCCTCTTCTTCGGACAGTGATTCTCTGTACATCATTCCCTGTGCGCGCAGCTCTGGTGTGTCAGCCACCTCTGCTGCTATGCACCTCTCCGGGAAGCATATCTGGATCGTGTTCTCTGTTGCATTGCTAGCCACACTGCCGGGTATCTCATTGTTTGTTTCTGCGCACCCGGCCAGGCATAGGTATGCCAGCATGAGTATCATCATCTTTCTTGTCAGTTTTGCTGATTTTGGGAGTTTTTTTGCTTTTGCCTGTTTTTTGCCCATTCAGGCCTATTTTATTTAAAAATATAAAAAGTTATCCTAAAAAACCTGAAAACAGTCCGCCAAGGCTTATAAACCTTAAATTATGTAGATTGGATACAGATTGGCCATTAGAAAACTTTAAATATTGCTACTGCCCGAATTATTGATTGAGATATTTATATCCATATTTAAACTTCAACAAACAAAAAAAGAGGTAGGATATTATGGACAAATCAAAGGCTTTTATCTTGTGGTTCGACCAGATCGGTATTGAGGATGTTCCGCTTGTTGGCGGGAAGAATGCTTCTTTGGGGGAGATGTTCAGGAATCTCACACCTAAAGGTGTGCTTGTCCCTAACGGATTTGCAATAACTGCTGATGCTTATCATTATTTTGTAGACAAGAATAACCTGAGGCAGAAGATCAAGGACACTTTGAAGGGTCTTGACACCCATGACGTCAAGAATATCCAGGTGAGAGGCAAGAAGGTGAGGAATCTTCTTGAAAAAGCAACTTTCCCTGAGGATCTGAAGAAGGATATCCTGGCCCAGTACAGGAACCTCTGCGGAGCCTATAACCGGGACAGGTCTGATATTGACGTCGCTGTGAGGAGCAGCGCAACAGCTGAGGACTTGCCGGATGCTTCCTTTGCCGGCCAGCAGGAGACATACCTGAACATCCATGGTGATGAGGCTGTGCTTGAGGCCTGCAGGAAATGCTTTGCATCATTGTTCACTGACAGGGCCATCTCATATCGTGAGGACAAGGGCTTTGACCACTTCTCTATCGGACTTTCGATTGGTGTCCAGAAGATGGTGCGCTCTGATCTTGCATCTTCTGGAGTGATGTTCTCTATTGATACAGAATCAGGTTTCAGGGATGCCTGCTTTGTGACAGCAGCTTATGGCCTCGGAGAGAATGTCGTGCAGGGCGCTGTCAATCCTGATGAATATTATGTGTTCAAGCCCACATTGCGCCACGGCAAGAGATCGATCATCTCTAAGCATATCGGCTCTAAGAAGATGAGGATGATCTATACTGATAAGGTCCAGAAGGACGGCAAATATACAGCGAACATTGATGTGCCTGAGGCAGACCAGAAGAGGTTTGTCCTCTCTGATGATGAGATCCTCACTTTGGCTCATTGGGCTGTTGCCATCGAGGACCATTACTCGCAGAAGGCCGGCAAGTTCAAGCCCATGGACATGGAATGGGCCAAGGATGGCCAGACAGGCAAGCTTTTCATTGTGCAGGCAAGGCCTGAGACTGTCGCTTCAAGGAAGGACTTCAGTGTCTATGAGGAATATCACATCAAGGAGAAGCCTAAGGCCTTGGCCAAAGGCCATTCTGTCGGCACAAAGGTCGGTCAGGGAGAGGCCAATGTCATATTGAGCGCAAAGGATATTGACAGGTTCAGGAAGGGCCAGGTCCTTGTTACTGAGATGACTGACCCTGATTGGGAGCCGATCATGAAGATTGCAAGCGCCATCATCACGAACAGGGGCGGAAGGACCTGCCATGCTGCTATCATCAGCAGGGAGCTTGGCATCCCATGTGTCGTCGGCACAAATAACGGGACTGATGTCATAAAATCTGGCCAGAAGGTCACTGTATCCTGCGCAGAGGGTGATGTGGGCCTTGTCTATGACGGCATGATACCCTTTGAGAAGAAGGTTGTCGACCTGAAGAAGATCCCGGCCACAAAGACCAAGATAATGATGAATGTGGGGACGCCTGATCAGGCTTTCAATTTCTCGATGATCCCGAGCGATGGTGTGGGTCTTGCAAGGATGGAGTTCATCATCAACTCTTTCATCAGGATACATCCTCTCGCCCTCATCCATCCAGAGAAGGTGGCAGATGAGAAGGTCAGGAAAGAGATTGATGAGCACACTGCTGCCTGGGATGACAAGAAGCAGTTCTTTGTTGATCAGCTCGCTTACGGCATTGCGATGATCGGCGCTGCTTTCTATCCGAAGGATGTCATTGTCAGGATGTCTGACTTCAAGTCTAATGAGTATGCTAACCTCATGGGAGGCCATTACTTCGAGCCTAAGGAGGACAATCCCATGATAGGCTGGAGAGGGGCTTCAAGATATTACAATCCCAGGTATAGTGAAGGTTTTGCGCTCGAATGCAAAGCCATGCTTAAGGTCAGGGATGAGATGGGCCTGACCAATGTAAAGGTCATGATCCCGTTCTGCAGGACTGTTGATGAGGGCCAGAAAGTGATTGATGAGATGAGGAAGAACGGCCTGGTTAGGGGAGAGAATGGATTGCAGGTTTATGTCATGTGTGAGATCCCCGCCAATGTCATCCTTGCTGACCAGTTCTGTGACATCTTTGACGGTTTCAGCATAGGCTCGAATGATCTTACCCAGCTCACTTTGGGGCTGGATAGGGATTCTGAGATTGTTTCATCGATATATGACGAGAGGAATGATGCTGTCAAGCGTCTCATCTATGAGGTGATCAAGACAGCGAAGCACAGGCACAGGAAGATTGGCATCTGCGGCCAGGCTCCGAGCGATTATCCTGAGTTCGCCCAGTTCCTTGTCGAGTGCGGCATCGATTCCATCTCTCTCAATCCGGATACTGTCATCAAGACAAGGATCAAGATAGCCCAGAAGGAGAAAGAGCTTGGCATCAATCCGGATGCAGTCATCCAGCATGTCTATAATTGATTTGTTGATTTTATTTATTTGATTATTTTATTTGTTTGATTATTTTATTTTTTAGTCTTTGTCAAGAGGGGTGAAGTCATGGTAAGAGTTGCAATAAATGGTTTTGGCAGGATCGGAAGGCAGGTCTTTCAGGCTGGCCACGCTGATCCTGAGATTGAATGGGTCGCTATCAATGATCTTTCAGAGCCGAAGGTCCTGGCTTATCTTCTGAAGCATGATTCTGTGCATGGCCAGAGGGGTTATGATATCTCATATACTGAGCATAGCTTGATTG encodes the following:
- a CDS encoding DUF192 domain-containing protein, with amino-acid sequence MMILMLAYLCLAGCAETNNEIPGSVASNATENTIQICFPERCIAAEVADTPELRAQGMMYRESLSEEEGMLFVFDRPAVYHFWMRNTLIPLDMIFLDPHKRIIHIEEKVPPCYEAECEKYGPMEDVLYVVEVNAGYCENNGIESGQTVSFQWPER
- the ppsA gene encoding phosphoenolpyruvate synthase, giving the protein MDKSKAFILWFDQIGIEDVPLVGGKNASLGEMFRNLTPKGVLVPNGFAITADAYHYFVDKNNLRQKIKDTLKGLDTHDVKNIQVRGKKVRNLLEKATFPEDLKKDILAQYRNLCGAYNRDRSDIDVAVRSSATAEDLPDASFAGQQETYLNIHGDEAVLEACRKCFASLFTDRAISYREDKGFDHFSIGLSIGVQKMVRSDLASSGVMFSIDTESGFRDACFVTAAYGLGENVVQGAVNPDEYYVFKPTLRHGKRSIISKHIGSKKMRMIYTDKVQKDGKYTANIDVPEADQKRFVLSDDEILTLAHWAVAIEDHYSQKAGKFKPMDMEWAKDGQTGKLFIVQARPETVASRKDFSVYEEYHIKEKPKALAKGHSVGTKVGQGEANVILSAKDIDRFRKGQVLVTEMTDPDWEPIMKIASAIITNRGGRTCHAAIISRELGIPCVVGTNNGTDVIKSGQKVTVSCAEGDVGLVYDGMIPFEKKVVDLKKIPATKTKIMMNVGTPDQAFNFSMIPSDGVGLARMEFIINSFIRIHPLALIHPEKVADEKVRKEIDEHTAAWDDKKQFFVDQLAYGIAMIGAAFYPKDVIVRMSDFKSNEYANLMGGHYFEPKEDNPMIGWRGASRYYNPRYSEGFALECKAMLKVRDEMGLTNVKVMIPFCRTVDEGQKVIDEMRKNGLVRGENGLQVYVMCEIPANVILADQFCDIFDGFSIGSNDLTQLTLGLDRDSEIVSSIYDERNDAVKRLIYEVIKTAKHRHRKIGICGQAPSDYPEFAQFLVECGIDSISLNPDTVIKTRIKIAQKEKELGINPDAVIQHVYN